One region of Streptomyces sp. NBC_00442 genomic DNA includes:
- a CDS encoding lipopolysaccharide biosynthesis protein, whose product MRDVSTAKGGRAARNPAGHRGAPLFRNAYALMLNTGISAVLGLGFWLVAARYYTDDAVGRGSAAIAAMKFLAGISALTLTGTMARFIPVSGAATGRLVARTYAVSACVVAVATLVFVETLDFWGPSYRFLHGPVTGLGFIAAVVAWSVLTLQDGVLTGLRSAFWVPVGNTAFSAVKLLLLVAVAASLPTSGVFVSWVAAITVSVLPLGWLVFRRLVPRHVELTAHIARPPAYRQMGRFLAGDCTGSLFALAVVYLVPVIVASRISAADNAYFYITATIGGTVELLAINMGASLTVEGAHDPERLGRNARAALIRMVKIVLPVCGFLFAFAPHILHVFGEGYALHATALLRWLAIGAVLRVVIEVYFAVLRVQSRTAGLALIQGALCASVLGCTLALLPALGLTGVGVAEVASLSVIAVIAAVKLFGVLRSPGPQRRSQRTS is encoded by the coding sequence GTGCGTGACGTGAGCACCGCCAAGGGCGGCCGCGCCGCACGGAACCCGGCCGGGCACCGGGGCGCGCCCCTCTTCCGCAACGCCTACGCGCTGATGCTCAACACCGGCATCAGCGCCGTGCTCGGGCTCGGCTTCTGGCTGGTCGCCGCCCGGTACTACACCGACGACGCGGTCGGCCGGGGCTCGGCGGCGATCGCCGCCATGAAGTTCCTGGCCGGGATCAGTGCGCTCACCCTGACCGGGACGATGGCACGGTTCATCCCGGTGTCGGGCGCCGCCACCGGTCGTCTCGTGGCGCGCACGTACGCGGTGAGCGCGTGTGTGGTCGCCGTGGCCACCCTGGTCTTCGTGGAGACACTGGACTTCTGGGGGCCCTCGTACCGGTTCCTGCACGGCCCGGTCACCGGGCTCGGATTCATCGCCGCCGTGGTCGCCTGGTCGGTCCTGACGTTGCAGGACGGGGTGCTGACGGGGCTGCGCAGCGCGTTCTGGGTGCCGGTCGGCAACACCGCGTTCTCCGCGGTCAAGCTGCTGCTCCTGGTGGCTGTCGCGGCCTCGCTGCCGACCAGCGGCGTCTTCGTGTCGTGGGTCGCGGCGATCACGGTGTCGGTCCTGCCGCTGGGCTGGCTGGTCTTCCGGCGCCTGGTACCCCGCCATGTGGAACTGACCGCGCACATCGCGCGGCCGCCGGCCTACCGGCAGATGGGACGCTTCCTGGCCGGGGACTGCACCGGATCGCTGTTCGCGCTGGCCGTGGTCTATCTGGTGCCGGTGATCGTGGCCTCCCGGATCAGCGCGGCCGACAACGCGTACTTCTACATCACGGCGACCATCGGCGGCACCGTGGAACTGCTCGCCATCAACATGGGCGCCTCGCTGACCGTCGAGGGCGCACACGATCCGGAGCGCCTGGGGCGCAACGCGCGGGCGGCGCTGATCCGGATGGTCAAGATCGTGCTGCCGGTCTGCGGCTTCCTGTTCGCCTTCGCGCCGCACATCCTCCACGTGTTCGGCGAGGGGTACGCCCTCCATGCCACGGCGCTGCTGCGCTGGCTGGCGATCGGCGCGGTGCTGCGGGTGGTGATCGAGGTGTACTTCGCGGTGCTCCGCGTGCAGAGCCGTACCGCCGGACTCGCCCTGATCCAGGGCGCGTTGTGCGCCTCGGTGCTCGGGTGCACCCTCGCGCTGCTGCCTGCGCTGGGCCTGACCGGGGTGGGTGTCGCGGAAGTCGCGAGCCTCTCGGTGATCGCGGTGATCGCGGCGGTGAAGCTGTTCGGGGTACTGCGCTCGCCGGGCCCTCAGCGGCGCAGCCAGCGCACCTCGTAG
- a CDS encoding polysaccharide deacetylase family protein: protein MYHSVAHSPARAAYGLSVAPGAFADQMELLAELGCTPVTTAQLAHAWRTAGALPRRPVLITFDDGYEGVHRHALPVLASYGFASTLFVTTGWLRGAHDEGGALDTMLDWDQVRELAAAGAEIGGHSHTHPQLDQLTDERLRSQTVRCKEILTEELGRPPSSFAYPYGYSSRRVRRTVRSAGFGQALAVGNALAERRQGPYALERVTVRRDTGLDAFERLVVGTGRDIARAFAADRVLTKGYALVRGARRAGRKRGGP from the coding sequence ATGTACCACTCCGTGGCGCACTCCCCCGCGCGGGCGGCGTACGGGCTCTCCGTGGCGCCGGGGGCCTTCGCGGACCAGATGGAACTGCTGGCCGAACTGGGCTGCACGCCGGTCACCACGGCGCAGCTCGCGCACGCCTGGCGCACCGCGGGCGCGCTTCCGCGCCGGCCCGTCCTGATCACCTTCGACGACGGGTACGAAGGGGTGCACCGCCACGCCCTGCCGGTGCTCGCCTCGTACGGCTTCGCCTCCACGCTCTTCGTCACGACGGGCTGGCTGCGGGGCGCCCACGACGAAGGGGGCGCCCTGGACACCATGCTGGACTGGGACCAGGTGCGTGAACTCGCCGCGGCGGGGGCCGAGATCGGCGGGCACAGCCACACCCACCCCCAGCTGGACCAGCTCACCGACGAGCGGCTCCGGTCGCAGACGGTGCGCTGCAAGGAGATCCTCACCGAGGAGCTGGGCCGCCCGCCGTCCTCCTTCGCCTATCCGTACGGCTACTCCAGCCGCCGGGTGCGGCGTACCGTACGGTCGGCGGGCTTCGGCCAGGCGCTCGCCGTGGGCAACGCGCTCGCCGAGCGCCGCCAAGGGCCGTACGCGCTGGAACGGGTGACGGTCCGGCGTGACACCGGCCTCGACGCGTTCGAGCGCCTCGTCGTGGGCACGGGCCGCGACATCGCGCGCGCCTTCGCCGCCGACCGCGTCCTGACGAAGGGCTACGCCCTGGTCCGCGGGGCTCGCAGGGCCGGGCGCAAGCGCGGCGGTCCGTGA
- a CDS encoding glycosyltransferase family 2 protein: protein MTERHFSVVICVYTEDRWEDILAAVSSVRAQRLPPLETLLVVDHNERLLNRLAREYAEHTASGAVRLLANAGPRGLSAGRNTAIAVARGEFVAFLDDDAVAEPDWLRRFAEGYDDPRVMAVGGRTLPAWASGRRPAWFPEEFDWIVGCTYRGLPPGRVPVRNVLGGNASFRTAAFEAAGGFATGIGRDGDKRPLGCEETELCIRLSKALPDAVLLIDDRAVIHHRVPAARERFGYFRTRAYAEGLSKALVARSVGAGKGLEAERRYTSRVLPAGVARGVRDAVLGRPGGAGRAGAIVTGVAAAAGGYLLGTLRARRGQAAFTVAPIERTWRPEPAGEVGEAGEDMRVTATGPAREGEAHIPATRTAPAGEGEADMTVRTAPAGEGEAA, encoded by the coding sequence GCGCAGCGCCTGCCGCCCCTGGAGACGCTGCTCGTGGTGGACCACAACGAGCGCCTCCTGAACCGGCTCGCCCGGGAGTACGCGGAGCACACGGCCTCGGGCGCCGTGCGGCTGCTCGCCAACGCGGGCCCCCGCGGCCTCTCGGCCGGCCGCAATACCGCGATCGCCGTGGCCCGGGGCGAGTTCGTGGCCTTCCTCGACGACGACGCGGTGGCCGAGCCCGACTGGCTGCGCCGCTTCGCCGAGGGATACGACGACCCGCGCGTGATGGCGGTCGGCGGCCGCACCCTGCCGGCCTGGGCCTCGGGGCGCAGGCCCGCCTGGTTCCCCGAGGAGTTCGACTGGATCGTCGGCTGCACCTACCGCGGTCTGCCGCCTGGCCGGGTCCCGGTGCGCAACGTCCTCGGCGGCAACGCCTCCTTCCGCACCGCGGCGTTCGAGGCGGCGGGCGGCTTCGCCACCGGGATCGGCCGCGACGGCGACAAGCGCCCGCTCGGCTGCGAGGAGACCGAGCTGTGCATCCGCCTGAGCAAGGCGCTGCCCGACGCCGTCCTGCTCATCGACGACCGCGCCGTGATCCATCATCGGGTGCCCGCGGCGCGCGAACGCTTCGGCTACTTCCGTACGAGGGCGTACGCGGAAGGGCTCTCCAAGGCCCTGGTCGCCCGAAGTGTGGGGGCTGGAAAGGGACTTGAGGCCGAGCGGCGCTACACCAGCCGCGTACTGCCGGCCGGGGTGGCACGCGGGGTGCGCGACGCGGTGCTCGGCCGGCCCGGCGGCGCGGGACGCGCGGGCGCGATCGTGACCGGAGTCGCGGCGGCGGCCGGCGGCTACCTGCTCGGCACCCTGCGGGCCCGCCGGGGCCAGGCGGCCTTCACCGTTGCCCCCATCGAGAGGACGTGGCGGCCGGAACCGGCCGGGGAGGTCGGGGAGGCCGGGGAGGACATGAGGGTCACGGCTACGGGTCCGGCCCGGGAGGGCGAGGCGCACATCCCGGCCACCCGCACGGCCCCCGCCGGAGAAGGCGAGGCGGACATGACGGTGCGCACGGCCCCCGCCGGAGAAGGCGAGGCGGCGTGA